A region of Streptomyces sp. R44 DNA encodes the following proteins:
- a CDS encoding SigE family RNA polymerase sigma factor — translation MTTAGADADDSATEFRAFFERHYAELARLAHLLTGETDAADDLAADAMLALWNRWDRVRAADHPAAYARGVVANLVRTRIRGTVRERRRIAAFWDRRPEHTEGPDVPAVLDVRTALRALPFRKRACVVLRHAFDLSERDTALALGVSVGTVKSQTAKGMAELQRLLGDRAAAELAAGRR, via the coding sequence GTGACCACGGCGGGCGCTGACGCCGACGACAGCGCGACGGAGTTCCGGGCCTTCTTCGAGCGTCACTACGCCGAACTCGCACGCCTCGCCCATCTGTTGACCGGCGAGACCGACGCCGCCGACGACCTCGCCGCCGACGCCATGCTCGCCCTCTGGAACCGCTGGGACCGGGTCCGCGCCGCCGACCACCCGGCCGCCTACGCCCGGGGCGTCGTCGCCAACCTCGTCCGCACCCGCATCCGCGGCACCGTCCGCGAACGGCGCCGGATCGCCGCCTTCTGGGACCGCCGCCCGGAGCACACCGAGGGCCCGGACGTCCCCGCCGTCCTCGACGTCCGCACCGCGCTGCGCGCCCTGCCGTTCCGCAAGCGCGCCTGCGTCGTGCTCCGGCACGCCTTCGACCTGTCCGAACGCGACACCGCCCTCGCGCTCGGCGTCTCCGTCGGTACGGTCAAGAGCCAGACGGCCAAGGGCATGGCGGAACTCCAGCGGCTGCTCGGCGACCGGGCCGCCGCCGAACTCGCCGCGGGGAGGCGCTGA
- a CDS encoding MerR family transcriptional regulator, which produces MAWSIADVARMSGVTSRTLRHYDEIGLLAPAWTAGDGHRHYEEPQLLRLQQILLMRELDLGLREIREVLDSGADRVTVLREHHARLLAEQDRLGTLARTVARTIAELENSEDEHMVEINRPENLFEGFQPDPGLEAETRERYPQAYEQSRQAVEALTPETSEQWQREVTAQMIRFAEFMAAGTPADDPAVQAEVDVHYRDVCRFWTPNAEAYRSLARTYVEDSRFRENFDRIAVGLAEYECRAMTVYADTRLS; this is translated from the coding sequence ATGGCCTGGTCGATCGCGGACGTGGCCCGGATGTCCGGGGTGACGTCCCGGACGCTGCGGCACTACGACGAGATCGGTCTGCTGGCGCCCGCGTGGACCGCGGGCGACGGGCACCGCCACTACGAGGAGCCCCAGCTGCTGCGCCTCCAGCAGATCCTGCTCATGCGGGAGCTGGATCTGGGCCTGCGCGAGATCCGCGAGGTACTGGACAGCGGGGCCGACCGCGTGACGGTCCTGCGCGAGCACCACGCCCGGCTGCTCGCGGAGCAGGACCGGCTCGGCACCCTGGCCCGCACGGTCGCCCGCACCATCGCCGAACTCGAGAACAGCGAGGACGAGCACATGGTGGAGATCAACCGCCCCGAGAACCTCTTCGAGGGCTTCCAGCCCGACCCCGGCCTGGAGGCCGAGACCCGCGAGCGCTATCCGCAGGCGTACGAGCAGTCCCGGCAGGCCGTCGAGGCGCTGACCCCGGAGACCTCCGAGCAGTGGCAGCGCGAGGTCACCGCCCAGATGATCCGGTTCGCCGAGTTCATGGCGGCCGGCACGCCCGCCGACGACCCGGCGGTGCAGGCCGAGGTGGACGTCCACTACCGGGACGTCTGCCGCTTCTGGACCCCGAACGCCGAGGCGTACCGGAGTCTGGCCCGGACCTACGTCGAGGACAGCCGGTTCCGGGAGAACTTCGACCGGATCGCCGTCGGCCTCGCCGAGTACGAGTGCCGGGCGATGACCGTCTACGCGGACACCCGGCTGAGCTGA